Proteins encoded together in one Riemerella anatipestifer window:
- the rlmN gene encoding 23S rRNA (adenine(2503)-C(2))-methyltransferase RlmN gives MKDIRTLSLDELKDYFTSIGEKPFRAKQVYDWLWSKNGHSIEEMTNLSKNLRERIAQDFVIKPVKVDLLQKSKDGTIKNGVKLHDGLMVESVLIPTDTRTTACVSSQVGCSLNCEFCATARLKRMRNLEVAEIVDQVALIDQQSKAYFDRPLSNIVFMGMGEPMMNYKNVVEAIRKITEPEGLGMSPRRITVSTSGIPKMIKMLADENLKVKLALSLHSAIESKRNEIMPFSTKFPLTDIMESLQYWYEKTGSIITLEYCIWKGINDTDEDIKALIKFCKKIPTKVNLIEYNSIGDGKYDRSNPEATQNYVEQLERHGITVMIRRSRGGDIDAACGQLANKSTQE, from the coding sequence ATGAAAGACATTCGTACCCTTAGTTTAGATGAGCTTAAAGATTATTTTACTTCCATTGGGGAGAAGCCGTTTCGTGCCAAACAGGTTTATGATTGGTTGTGGAGCAAAAATGGGCATTCTATTGAGGAAATGACAAACCTCTCCAAAAATCTTAGAGAAAGGATAGCGCAAGATTTTGTAATTAAACCCGTAAAAGTAGATTTGCTCCAGAAAAGTAAAGATGGAACTATAAAAAATGGTGTTAAATTACACGATGGGCTTATGGTGGAGAGTGTGCTTATCCCTACCGATACGCGTACAACGGCATGTGTTTCGTCTCAAGTAGGATGTTCGCTTAATTGTGAGTTTTGTGCTACGGCAAGGCTAAAACGAATGCGAAATTTAGAAGTTGCAGAGATTGTAGATCAGGTGGCACTTATAGACCAACAGAGTAAGGCGTATTTTGATAGACCTCTTTCTAACATTGTGTTTATGGGAATGGGTGAGCCTATGATGAACTATAAAAATGTAGTGGAAGCCATTAGAAAAATTACAGAACCTGAAGGCTTGGGTATGTCGCCACGAAGAATTACGGTATCTACCTCTGGAATACCTAAGATGATAAAAATGTTGGCAGATGAAAATCTTAAGGTTAAACTAGCTCTTTCTTTACATTCAGCGATAGAATCTAAACGAAACGAAATAATGCCTTTTTCCACTAAATTTCCGTTAACGGATATTATGGAATCTTTACAGTATTGGTACGAAAAAACAGGCTCTATCATTACTTTAGAATACTGTATTTGGAAAGGGATTAACGATACCGATGAAGACATAAAAGCACTTATAAAGTTCTGTAAAAAAATACCTACTAAGGTTAATCTTATAGAATATAACTCAATAGGCGATGGAAAATATGATAGGAGTAATCCTGAAGCCACTCAGAACTATGTAGAACAGTTAGAACGCCACGGTATCACAGTTATGATTAGAAGAAGCCGAGGAGGAGATATAGATGCGGCTTGTGGACAATTAGCTAATAAGTCCACACAGGAGTAG
- the queA gene encoding tRNA preQ1(34) S-adenosylmethionine ribosyltransferase-isomerase QueA, with protein sequence MKTSDFNFNLPPELLAEHPSEHRDEARLMVLNRKNQTIEHKLFKDVIDYFDENDLFIFNNTKVFPARLYGNKEKTGAKIEVFLLRELDKETRVWDVLVDPARKIRIGNKLFFDEDESLVAEVIDNTTSRGRTLRFLYDGSYEEFRAKLKELGETPLPKYIKREVEPEDAERYQTIYAKKEGAVAAPTAGLHFSKHLMKRLEIKGINFAEVTLHVGLGTFNPIEVEDLSKHKMECEEAFIDQKNADIINKAIDEDRRICAVGTTTMRTIETSVSSNRKLSAYHGWTNKFIYPPYDFAVANSMITNFHTPKSTLIMMIAAFAGKDFVMHAYEEAVKEKYKFYSYGDAMLIL encoded by the coding sequence ATGAAAACTTCTGATTTTAATTTCAATCTACCACCAGAGCTTCTTGCGGAACACCCTTCGGAGCACAGAGACGAGGCAAGACTTATGGTTCTTAATAGAAAAAATCAAACCATAGAGCATAAACTTTTTAAAGATGTTATAGATTATTTTGATGAAAATGATTTGTTTATCTTTAATAATACTAAAGTTTTCCCAGCGAGACTATACGGAAATAAAGAAAAAACAGGAGCTAAAATAGAGGTTTTCCTTTTAAGAGAGCTAGATAAAGAAACTCGTGTTTGGGACGTATTGGTAGACCCTGCTAGAAAAATAAGAATTGGAAATAAGTTATTCTTTGACGAAGATGAGTCTTTAGTAGCTGAGGTTATAGATAATACAACTTCTAGAGGAAGAACATTAAGATTCTTGTACGATGGAAGCTACGAGGAGTTTCGTGCTAAATTAAAGGAGCTAGGAGAAACACCTCTACCGAAATATATCAAAAGAGAAGTAGAGCCAGAAGATGCAGAAAGATACCAAACAATCTATGCTAAAAAGGAGGGAGCGGTAGCAGCGCCTACTGCGGGGCTTCATTTCTCTAAACATCTAATGAAAAGATTAGAGATAAAAGGGATTAACTTTGCCGAAGTAACGCTACATGTGGGCTTAGGGACTTTTAACCCAATAGAGGTAGAGGATTTGTCAAAACACAAAATGGAGTGTGAAGAGGCGTTCATCGACCAAAAAAATGCGGATATTATCAACAAAGCTATAGATGAAGATAGACGCATCTGTGCAGTAGGAACTACTACGATGAGAACCATAGAAACTTCGGTTTCATCTAACAGAAAGTTAAGTGCTTACCACGGTTGGACGAATAAGTTTATCTATCCACCATACGATTTTGCTGTGGCTAACTCTATGATTACCAATTTCCACACGCCGAAATCTACTCTTATTATGATGATTGCTGCATTTGCAGGTAAAGATTTTGTAATGCATGCCTACGAAGAGGCAGTTAAAGAGAAGTACAAGTTCTACTCCTACGGAGATGCAATGCTAATTCTTTAA
- a CDS encoding Gfo/Idh/MocA family protein, producing the protein MINAGLVGAGHLGKIHLRLLQQSEKYNLVGFYDADTENGKRLEAEFGYKYYPNFEDLLNDIEMLDIVTPTLFHYDYAQKAIDHGKHFFIEKPVTQTLEQAEDIIRRCTEKGIKAQVGHVERYNPAFIATKPYIQNPMFIEIHRLAEFNPRGTDVSVVLDLMIHDLDILLSLVKSKVKNIHASGVCIVSKTPDITNARIEFENGCVANLTTSRISMKAMRKSRFFQKDAYISVDFLEKKAEVIRMKDAPENPSDFDMIIENAEGEKSQIIFEYPNIQPNNAILDELESFAEAITNNKEVEVSLQDGTEALRVALEIMRLIS; encoded by the coding sequence ATGATAAACGCTGGACTAGTAGGTGCAGGACACCTTGGGAAGATACATCTAAGATTATTACAACAGTCAGAAAAGTATAATTTGGTAGGGTTTTACGATGCTGATACAGAAAATGGTAAACGACTAGAAGCCGAATTTGGCTATAAATACTATCCGAATTTTGAGGATTTACTCAACGATATTGAGATGTTGGACATTGTAACGCCTACTCTATTTCACTATGATTATGCCCAAAAAGCAATAGACCACGGTAAGCATTTTTTTATAGAGAAACCTGTAACTCAAACTTTAGAACAAGCCGAAGACATCATCCGTAGATGTACCGAAAAAGGTATTAAAGCACAGGTAGGGCACGTGGAACGCTACAATCCTGCTTTTATTGCTACCAAACCCTACATACAAAACCCTATGTTTATAGAAATACATAGGTTAGCAGAGTTTAATCCTAGAGGTACCGATGTTTCTGTTGTGCTAGACTTGATGATTCACGACTTGGACATTCTCTTAAGTCTTGTAAAATCTAAGGTTAAAAATATCCACGCTAGCGGTGTATGTATTGTAAGCAAAACGCCTGATATTACTAACGCTAGAATAGAGTTTGAAAATGGTTGTGTTGCTAATTTAACCACCTCTAGAATCTCTATGAAAGCGATGAGAAAGAGCAGATTTTTCCAAAAAGACGCTTATATTTCCGTGGATTTTCTAGAGAAAAAAGCCGAAGTCATTAGAATGAAAGACGCTCCTGAAAACCCTTCTGACTTTGATATGATTATTGAAAATGCCGAAGGCGAAAAATCCCAAATTATTTTTGAATATCCTAACATACAGCCTAACAATGCCATCTTAGACGAACTAGAAAGTTTTGCAGAAGCCATTACCAATAACAAAGAGGTGGAAGTCTCTCTACAAGACGGTACAGAAGCCTTAAGAGTTGCTTTGGAGATTATGAGGCTTATTAGCTAG
- a CDS encoding DUF4932 domain-containing protein — protein sequence MKTAVVVLSLVSQLFFSQKSKLNISIDERIETLYAVAHYSNYFLTSKHPSLNKIALDNDFKSLRNHRAVSLFDSLSKKYDFAFTRPVDWLLEHSNFPEFVKTKKSSDQNISFVKESKEYLLDDFRLELIKFNQDSLFQNYLKKIKPINEKVISNVLKSETIRYLPDYLEEYYGTKLSSYNVILSPFLHSGGYNSEMINEKGQKEVYAIIGPNGEIDFYSHFDKDFLEMDLILHEFSHSFINPIVIKYQEKLNQLERKYYNEQLKKSGKEQGYESWKNVFIEILVRATVIRITQLNFGNEKANELLSFEKSVGFDLVEKIIDELKQYENNRKQYKNFEDFYPILIKRLQ from the coding sequence ATGAAAACAGCAGTAGTAGTACTCTCGTTAGTAAGTCAATTATTTTTCTCTCAAAAATCAAAACTTAATATAAGTATAGATGAACGCATTGAAACATTATATGCGGTAGCTCATTATAGTAACTATTTTTTGACTAGTAAACATCCTAGTTTGAACAAAATAGCATTGGATAATGATTTCAAAAGTTTAAGAAATCATCGTGCAGTTTCTTTATTTGATTCCTTATCAAAAAAGTACGACTTTGCATTTACCCGACCTGTTGATTGGCTTTTAGAGCATTCAAATTTTCCAGAGTTTGTTAAAACAAAAAAAAGTTCAGACCAAAACATATCTTTTGTCAAAGAATCTAAAGAGTATTTACTAGATGATTTCAGGCTTGAACTCATTAAATTTAATCAAGACAGTCTTTTTCAGAATTATTTAAAAAAAATAAAACCAATAAATGAAAAAGTTATTTCAAATGTTTTAAAGTCAGAAACTATTAGATATTTACCAGATTATTTAGAAGAATATTATGGAACTAAATTGTCTTCATATAATGTAATTTTATCACCTTTTTTACATTCTGGCGGTTATAATTCAGAAATGATAAATGAAAAAGGGCAAAAGGAAGTATATGCTATTATCGGACCAAATGGGGAGATTGATTTCTATTCGCATTTTGATAAAGACTTTTTAGAAATGGACTTGATACTCCATGAATTTAGTCACTCTTTTATTAATCCTATAGTTATTAAATATCAAGAAAAATTAAATCAATTAGAGAGAAAATATTACAACGAACAATTAAAAAAGAGTGGAAAAGAACAAGGTTATGAAAGTTGGAAAAATGTTTTTATTGAAATTTTAGTTAGAGCTACTGTAATAAGAATAACTCAATTAAATTTCGGAAATGAAAAAGCAAATGAACTACTATCATTTGAAAAGAGTGTAGGATTTGATCTTGTTGAAAAAATAATAGATGAGTTAAAACAATATGAAAATAATAGAAAACAATATAAAAATTTTGAAGATTTCTATCCAATTTTAATTAAAAGACTGCAATAA
- the rplI gene encoding 50S ribosomal protein L9, with protein MEIILKKDVENLGLEFDTVDVKPGYARNFLIPQGYAVLATPKNRAVLAEVLEARKEEEAKLVAAANKIVEQLKKTSVSIAAKVGSGDKLFGSINNANLAEELAKAGVEVDKKYIKIPGNTIKRLGKFTAKVRLHREVEHDYEFEVVSDAPVVEAPKAKETKTEEA; from the coding sequence ATGGAAATTATTCTTAAAAAAGACGTAGAAAACTTAGGATTAGAGTTTGATACAGTAGATGTAAAGCCAGGATACGCTAGAAACTTTTTAATCCCTCAAGGATATGCAGTTTTAGCAACACCTAAAAATAGAGCGGTTTTAGCTGAAGTATTGGAAGCTAGAAAAGAAGAAGAAGCTAAATTAGTAGCTGCTGCTAACAAAATTGTAGAGCAACTTAAAAAGACTTCTGTTTCTATCGCTGCTAAAGTAGGTTCTGGTGATAAATTATTCGGTTCTATCAACAATGCTAACTTAGCTGAAGAATTAGCGAAAGCAGGTGTTGAGGTAGATAAAAAATACATCAAAATCCCTGGAAATACTATTAAGAGATTAGGTAAATTTACTGCTAAAGTAAGACTTCACAGAGAAGTAGAACACGACTACGAATTTGAAGTAGTATCTGATGCTCCTGTAGTAGAAGCTCCTAAGGCTAAAGAAACTAAAACTGAGGAGGCTTAA
- the rpsR gene encoding 30S ribosomal protein S18 produces the protein MAIDEMAQQAAQGGESEVKFLTPLDINTKSEKKYCRFKKYGIKYVDYKDADFLLQFVNEQGKILPRRYTGTSLKYQRKVSAAIKRARHLALMPYVADLLK, from the coding sequence ATGGCAATAGATGAAATGGCACAACAAGCCGCACAAGGTGGGGAGTCTGAAGTAAAATTCCTTACACCACTAGATATCAATACTAAATCTGAAAAAAAATACTGTAGATTTAAAAAATACGGTATCAAATATGTAGATTATAAAGATGCAGATTTCCTTCTTCAGTTCGTTAACGAGCAAGGTAAAATTTTACCAAGAAGATATACAGGAACTTCTTTAAAATATCAGAGAAAAGTATCTGCTGCTATCAAAAGAGCAAGACATTTGGCACTTATGCCGTATGTAGCAGACTTATTGAAGTAA
- the rpsF gene encoding 30S ribosomal protein S6, whose translation MNHYETVFILTPVLSDAQVEEAVKKFEDLLKDQNCEIVAKENWGLKKLAYPIQLKKNGFYTLIEFKGEGTIVADLELAFKRDERVIRYLTTKLDKHAVEYAEKRRAKLKSKKA comes from the coding sequence ATGAATCATTACGAAACTGTTTTCATTTTAACTCCCGTTCTGTCTGACGCTCAGGTGGAGGAAGCAGTGAAAAAATTTGAGGATCTTTTAAAAGATCAAAATTGCGAAATCGTAGCCAAAGAAAATTGGGGACTAAAAAAGTTAGCTTACCCTATTCAATTGAAGAAAAACGGTTTCTATACTTTGATAGAATTCAAAGGTGAAGGAACTATCGTGGCAGATTTAGAACTTGCTTTCAAAAGAGACGAGAGAGTTATCCGTTACTTAACTACAAAGTTAGACAAGCACGCTGTAGAGTATGCTGAAAAGAGAAGAGCAAAACTAAAATCTAAAAAAGCTTAA
- a CDS encoding GAF domain-containing protein gives MEKLKIKLSEIISDNHLSKDDKLKTICEVLDQEKNYFNWTGFYFKNGNKEELILGPYVGAPTDHTVIPFGRGICGQVAVSNKTFEVPDVMAEDNYLSCSIDTKAELVVPIIKNGENMGQIDIDSHTLNPFTKEDVELLEWLCDKVATIL, from the coding sequence ATGGAGAAATTAAAAATAAAATTATCAGAAATCATCTCTGATAATCATCTTTCTAAAGATGATAAACTCAAAACAATTTGTGAAGTTTTAGACCAAGAGAAAAATTACTTTAATTGGACAGGGTTTTATTTTAAAAACGGAAATAAAGAAGAACTTATATTAGGACCTTATGTAGGAGCACCTACAGATCATACGGTTATTCCTTTCGGTAGAGGTATTTGTGGGCAAGTAGCTGTATCTAATAAAACGTTTGAAGTACCAGATGTTATGGCTGAAGATAACTATTTATCTTGCTCTATAGATACTAAAGCAGAGCTGGTAGTTCCTATCATAAAAAATGGAGAGAATATGGGTCAAATAGATATAGACTCACATACTTTAAATCCTTTTACCAAAGAAGATGTAGAACTTTTAGAATGGCTTTGTGATAAAGTAGCAACCATATTGTAA
- a CDS encoding nicotinate-nucleotide adenylyltransferase gives MSGIKAVLTPKQKALAVNLDPSIYGTFAEIGAGQETVRHFFRAGGASGTIAKAMSAYDKEYSNAIYGQEVKNRFVTQNRLKKMLRHEVSLIEERLDNTETPDRKFFSYANTVTTINYHKTFKGHGWVGLMFQHEADAEYSEIILHIRFKENDATLQQETLGNLGVNLIFGAFNYADNPRHLINSLYDDISIDKIEIDMIDFQGPAFEYVDNRLMSLQLVKKGMTEAVIFNSEGKNMLPADILYKKDVFAVRGSFRPVTLVNIDMFENGLNLFLKDTKGKPEDTVIIFEITTANLRATGKIDERDFLDRVDVLAKLGYTVMVSNFSEYYRLVEYFYSYNIRYLGVAMGVNNLLMVFDEDYYKNLPGGILEAFGKFFRKDMRVYLYPYKEPESHEVLDSDNLKVNENLKELYKYFKHNNRIVDIKTYNPEYSEIYSREILVKIASCETGWECQLPEGVADMIKERGMFGYKEAIALKEF, from the coding sequence ATGTCGGGAATCAAAGCGGTTTTAACCCCTAAACAAAAAGCATTAGCAGTTAATCTAGACCCTTCAATATATGGTACATTTGCGGAGATTGGAGCGGGGCAGGAGACGGTGCGTCATTTCTTTAGAGCAGGAGGAGCTTCTGGTACTATTGCCAAAGCGATGTCTGCTTATGATAAGGAGTACAGTAATGCTATCTATGGACAAGAGGTTAAAAATAGATTTGTTACTCAAAATAGATTAAAAAAAATGCTCAGACATGAGGTTAGCCTTATAGAAGAGCGACTAGATAATACCGAAACTCCAGATAGAAAGTTTTTTTCGTATGCTAATACTGTAACCACGATAAATTATCATAAAACCTTTAAAGGTCATGGTTGGGTAGGGTTGATGTTTCAGCATGAGGCAGATGCGGAGTACAGCGAAATTATTTTACATATCAGATTTAAAGAAAATGATGCAACACTTCAGCAAGAAACTTTAGGGAATTTGGGTGTTAATCTCATTTTTGGGGCTTTTAATTATGCTGATAATCCAAGACATTTAATTAACAGTCTTTACGATGATATTTCTATTGATAAGATAGAAATTGATATGATTGATTTCCAAGGACCTGCATTTGAGTATGTTGATAACCGATTGATGAGCTTACAACTTGTCAAAAAAGGTATGACAGAAGCGGTGATATTTAATTCCGAAGGTAAAAATATGCTTCCTGCAGATATTCTTTACAAAAAAGATGTTTTTGCGGTGAGAGGTAGTTTTAGACCTGTAACATTGGTAAATATAGATATGTTTGAAAATGGACTAAACCTCTTTCTAAAAGATACTAAAGGTAAGCCTGAAGATACCGTAATTATCTTTGAAATTACAACGGCTAACTTAAGAGCAACGGGTAAAATAGACGAGAGAGATTTCTTAGATAGGGTAGATGTGTTGGCAAAGTTAGGCTATACTGTAATGGTGTCTAACTTTTCTGAGTATTATCGTTTGGTAGAGTATTTTTACAGCTATAACATTCGCTATCTAGGGGTAGCGATGGGAGTTAATAACTTGCTGATGGTCTTTGATGAAGATTATTACAAAAACTTACCAGGTGGAATATTAGAAGCGTTTGGTAAATTCTTTAGAAAAGATATGAGGGTTTATTTGTATCCTTATAAAGAGCCAGAATCTCATGAGGTGTTAGATTCTGATAATTTAAAAGTGAATGAAAACCTTAAAGAACTATACAAATACTTTAAACATAATAATAGAATAGTTGATATTAAGACATATAATCCTGAATATTCCGAAATCTATTCTCGTGAAATTTTGGTTAAAATCGCAAGTTGTGAGACAGGTTGGGAATGCCAACTTCCAGAAGGTGTGGCAGATATGATTAAAGAGAGAGGTATGTTTGGCTACAAAGAAGCAATCGCTCTAAAAGAATTTTAA
- a CDS encoding MBL fold metallo-hydrolase, which produces MILNSKMKLKFLGTGTSQGIPVIGSNHPVCLSQNPKDKRLRSSAIITTNNNKKILIDCGPDFRQQMLSFGESHIDALLVTHEHNDHIIGLDDLRPIIFNTNKNIPIYCLERVSNEIIQRFPYAFATEKYPGAPSFDLYKITNQPFELLGTLIEPIEVLHGKLPILGYKIGNLAYITDASSISKDQLEKLKNLDILIINCLRAEEPHASHFILPQVLELVETLKPKTTYLTHISHRLGFHNEIESLLPPHIKPAYDGLEVFW; this is translated from the coding sequence ATGATTTTAAACTCAAAAATGAAGCTGAAATTTTTAGGCACAGGCACTTCGCAAGGTATACCTGTTATAGGTTCTAACCACCCTGTTTGCCTCTCTCAAAACCCTAAAGATAAAAGACTTAGGTCTTCCGCTATAATTACAACTAATAACAATAAAAAAATTTTAATAGATTGCGGACCCGATTTTAGACAACAAATGCTTTCCTTCGGAGAGTCTCACATAGATGCCCTCCTAGTAACACACGAGCATAATGACCATATTATTGGACTAGACGACCTTCGTCCCATTATTTTCAATACTAATAAAAATATACCTATTTACTGTTTAGAAAGAGTTTCAAACGAAATCATACAAAGGTTTCCTTACGCCTTCGCTACGGAAAAATATCCTGGAGCACCTAGTTTTGACTTATATAAAATTACAAACCAACCATTTGAACTACTAGGAACTTTAATAGAACCCATAGAAGTACTCCACGGAAAACTCCCCATACTTGGTTATAAAATAGGAAATCTAGCCTATATTACCGATGCGAGTTCCATTAGTAAAGACCAACTTGAGAAATTAAAAAATTTAGATATTTTAATCATTAACTGCTTAAGAGCAGAAGAACCGCATGCTTCCCATTTTATACTTCCACAAGTTTTAGAACTTGTAGAAACCTTAAAGCCTAAAACTACTTATCTTACTCACATTAGCCATAGATTAGGGTTTCACAATGAAATAGAAAGCCTATTACCTCCACACATAAAACCTGCTTATGATGGATTGGAGGTTTTTTGGTAA
- a CDS encoding S9 family peptidase: MKKIVILALGLFLSVNAYKGQEITLDKIYSGYYRGKGIAGISPLKTDDYYAVIEPTGIAKYSYKTLQKEGYIVEGRYEDYQLSNDGQKILLQKVSEPIYRHSFLGVFDVKDLSSGKIVSLFEGKPVQEPTFSPDGSKVAFISENNLYYQDLASGQVVQITTDGKKNEILNGLADWVYEEEFGHAKQYVWNSGGDAIVFVRSDETAVPEMNMPIYGNNLYPQDFKFKYPKAGEKNSEVSLHYYQLATKKIAKVDLSAFENYYIPQLFVSKASDEVLVATANRHQNKLDILKLKTSNGKIEKLFTETDKAWIETDNLTLEFLSDGGMLWASERDGFRHLYWYDAKGKLKKQVTKGNWEITDYYGFDAKNQEVFVQTTQNGSINKVVSKININTGKSQIVSDIEGNNTASFSPNFNYFINTTSSAKTPHKYVLRDRNGKSLKEIQNNDEFLTKLKTDNWVEKEFFTIPNDAGDQMNAWIMKPKNFDPNKKYPLFMFQYSGPGSQQVSNSWDSSNGLWFNHLVQKGYVVACVDGRGTGYKGANYKKSTYLNLGKYEIEDQITAAKWFGKQSYIDASRIGIFGWSFGGYMASLAMTKGADVFKMGIAVAPVTNWRFYDTVYTERFLRTPQENAKGYDENSPTEYAHLLKGKFLMIHGTADDNVHFQNAAVFSEALIQNKKQFEFMTYPDKNHSIYGGNTRSQLYEKMTQFILNNL; encoded by the coding sequence ATGAAAAAAATAGTGATACTAGCATTAGGTTTATTTTTGTCTGTTAATGCCTATAAAGGGCAGGAAATTACATTGGACAAAATCTACTCGGGCTATTATAGAGGTAAAGGTATAGCGGGGATTTCTCCATTAAAAACAGATGATTATTACGCCGTAATAGAACCAACAGGAATTGCAAAATACTCTTATAAAACTTTACAAAAAGAAGGTTATATAGTAGAGGGAAGATACGAAGATTATCAGCTTTCTAACGATGGTCAAAAGATTTTGTTGCAGAAAGTTAGTGAGCCTATTTACAGACATTCTTTTTTAGGTGTTTTTGATGTTAAGGATTTGTCAAGCGGAAAAATAGTTTCTTTATTTGAAGGGAAACCTGTTCAGGAGCCTACCTTTTCGCCTGACGGTAGCAAAGTGGCTTTTATTTCAGAAAATAATTTGTATTACCAAGACTTAGCGTCGGGGCAAGTAGTTCAAATTACAACGGACGGTAAGAAAAATGAAATTTTGAACGGACTGGCAGATTGGGTTTATGAAGAAGAATTTGGTCATGCTAAACAATATGTATGGAATAGTGGCGGTGATGCCATTGTTTTTGTAAGGTCTGATGAAACGGCTGTTCCTGAAATGAATATGCCTATCTACGGAAACAACCTATATCCACAAGATTTTAAATTCAAATATCCAAAAGCAGGCGAAAAAAACTCCGAAGTTAGTTTACATTATTATCAATTAGCTACAAAGAAGATAGCTAAGGTAGATTTAAGTGCTTTTGAAAACTATTATATTCCGCAATTATTTGTGTCTAAGGCGTCTGATGAGGTTTTGGTGGCTACGGCTAACAGACATCAGAACAAGTTAGATATACTAAAGCTAAAAACCTCTAACGGAAAAATAGAAAAACTATTTACAGAAACCGATAAGGCGTGGATAGAAACTGATAATTTGACTTTAGAGTTTCTTTCTGACGGAGGTATGTTGTGGGCTTCGGAAAGAGATGGTTTTCGTCATTTGTATTGGTATGATGCCAAAGGTAAGTTGAAAAAACAAGTTACAAAAGGAAATTGGGAAATTACAGACTATTACGGCTTTGATGCTAAAAATCAAGAGGTTTTTGTGCAAACTACTCAAAATGGAAGTATCAATAAGGTAGTGTCTAAAATCAATATCAATACGGGTAAATCTCAAATTGTTTCAGATATAGAAGGTAACAATACGGCTTCTTTTAGTCCTAATTTTAATTATTTTATCAATACAACCTCTTCTGCTAAAACCCCACACAAATATGTGTTGAGAGATAGAAATGGAAAAAGTTTGAAAGAAATACAAAACAATGATGAGTTTTTAACTAAGTTAAAAACTGATAATTGGGTAGAGAAGGAATTTTTTACTATACCCAATGATGCAGGAGACCAAATGAATGCGTGGATTATGAAGCCTAAAAACTTTGACCCTAACAAAAAATATCCTTTGTTTATGTTTCAGTATTCAGGACCAGGGTCTCAGCAAGTAAGTAATTCTTGGGATTCTAGTAATGGTTTATGGTTTAATCATTTAGTTCAGAAAGGCTATGTTGTAGCCTGTGTAGACGGTAGAGGTACAGGTTATAAAGGTGCAAATTATAAGAAGTCAACCTATCTTAATTTAGGTAAATATGAAATAGAAGACCAAATAACTGCTGCGAAATGGTTTGGGAAACAGTCTTATATAGATGCTAGCAGAATTGGTATTTTTGGCTGGAGCTTTGGAGGTTACATGGCTAGTTTAGCGATGACTAAAGGGGCTGACGTCTTTAAAATGGGAATTGCAGTAGCACCAGTAACCAATTGGCGTTTTTATGATACGGTTTACACAGAAAGATTTTTGAGAACTCCACAAGAAAATGCAAAAGGTTATGATGAAAATTCTCCTACGGAATATGCTCATTTATTAAAAGGTAAGTTCTTGATGATACACGGTACAGCAGATGATAATGTACATTTTCAAAATGCAGCAGTATTTTCCGAGGCACTTATTCAGAATAAAAAGCAGTTTGAGTTTATGACTTACCCAGATAAAAATCATAGTATATATGGAGGGAATACTCGCTCTCAACTTTATGAAAAGATGACACAATTTATATTGAATAATCTTTAA